GAATGCAAGTCTTCAAACTGGAGAAGCAATTTGAAGATTACCAATTTATCCAGAACACTTAGAAGTGATGAAAAAGACTCCAATTGCTGATTTAACTAATTCTGAACCAGGAAGAAATGCGGGATCTTCAACTGCTGCTGCTTTCTTAAATGAATTTGCTGAAGGTTTAGATTACATTCATTTAGATATTGCAAGTACTGCTGATGACAGTGATCGTGGTACAGGAGTTTTAGTTAAAACTTTATTTGAATTATTGGCTAATTAGTCTTTGTCTTACCCCATTTGGGGTTTTTCTTTGCAAGAATTGAAAAATGGTATAATTTGCTTAATATCCAAGTTAATGTCTTTGATTAAAGGAAGGATTTATGGTTAAAAAACAGGTTATTTCAATGTGAATTGACTTTACGAGTGCTTATTCTTACCTTGCTTATACAAATTTAAAAAAAGCTTTAAACCAAACCAAGCGTTATGATTTAATCATTGAGTTAAAGTCCTACCAAATGCTTCCAGATTTTGATTCTCAAAATTCTCACCAAGTGCAAGGATTTAAAAAGTTGCTTCATGATGATCAGAAAACTTTTGAAAATCCTAAGTTAACCCAGATGCTAAAGAGTAATGGTTTGAAACTTGAGTTTAAAAATGTTAAACCACTTAATACTATTGATGCGCACCAGTTATTACATTTAGCTAAAACCCTTGATCCGAGTTTTGATTTAACTAACGACTTGGCCCGGGTATTTTTCTTAAATTATTGGAGCAAAAATAAAAATTTAGCATCAGAGAGTGAACTTTTAAAAATTAGTCATGGTGCTGGCATCGAGCAAAAACTGGTTAAGGAAGTTTTTGCTACTAACGATTATTTAAAAGCAGTTTTTCTTGATGAACAAGAGGGAATTAATCAAGATATTCAGGGTGTTCCTTTTATTGTTTTCCCCAATCAAGAAAAACTTTTGGGTACTTGTAGTGTTGAACAATTAAAAAGAATTATTAGAGAAATTAAACTAATTGATGAAAATTAGGTCATAGAAAGACAAAAAATAATGAAACGAAAAGATGCGGATAAAAAATATCAATGAGATTTTAGTCATTTGTATACTAGTGTTGATGATTGAAAAAAAGATTTGGATCAAATTGAACGCCTTGGTGAAGAACAAGCCAAGTTCAAAGGAAAACTAAATACCTTAGAAAACTTTAAGTTATTTGAAGGGCATGACCAACAAATGGCATTGATTTTGAATAAATTGGTCGTCTATTTGCATTTGGGTGATGTTGACCAAACCAATACTTTATACCAAGAATTAGAAGGTCTTTTAACAAATGTTTGGCAAAAAGTTAACGTTCAAACTGCTTGGGTTGCTCCAGAAGTAAAAGAAATTGGTGAAGAAACTATTTTGGGATGGATTGATCAAGAGTCTCAATTAGCTCCTTATCGTTTGGGATATGTTAATTTTTTCAAAGAAGCTGCTCACGTTTTATCTACTCATGATGAAGAGTTACTTAGTAAAGTAGCGCGAAGTCGGGGATTAATTGGGGGAATGTATGATAGTCTTGCTTTTGCTGATAACCAAGAGCAAAAACTTGTTTATCACGACCAAGAAGTTGTTGTGACTGGAGCATTACAACTCGAAATTATGCAAGATAGTGATCCAGTTAAAGACCAGAAGTTACGTCAAGAAGTAAATTTGTTAATGAATAAAGGGTTCATTGATAAGAAACATTCTTTTGCTAAAGTTTATGATGGGATTATGCAAAGTTCTAGTGAAGGGATTAAATTAAGAAATTATCCTAGTGCGTTAGCTGCAAGTTTACAAGGTGATAATGTTCCTGTGGAAATTTATTTAAAGTTACTTGAAGTTGCTAGAAAAAACATCCAGGTTTTTAAAGATTATAACTTGTTGATTAAAAAAGCCTTTGGTTTAGAAAAATTTTATCCCACTGATCGACAATTAAAATTGGTAAAAGAATATCACCAAACTTTTAGTGTTGAAGAAGCGCAAACAATTATCAAAGAAGCTTTAAGTGTTTTAGGAGAAGAGTACTTAAAAAATTTAGCAATTGCTTGGTCACCGCACCGGATTGATTATTATGAAGATACCAATAAAACTAGTGGTGCTTATTCTACGGGAGGAAATGGGGTTGAACCAATCATTTTGATGAACTGGGATGATAAGTTAAATTCAGTGACCACCCTTGCTCATGAATCTGGTCATTCGGTGCACACCTTATTTGCTGATGCTACTCAAACCTATCCTTTAAACGAGTATCCAATTATTCTTGCTGAAGTTGCTTCAACAGTTAATGAACATTTGGTTTTTGATTATTTAATTACCCACACTACTGATAAAAGTGAAAAGATTTATCTGTTACAACAACGAATCTTTGATTTAATGTCAACTTTTTATCGTCAGGTACAGTTTGCTGACTTTGAGTATCGTGCACACAGTTTGGTAGAACAAGAAGTACCCCAAACTGCTGAAAGTTTGGCAAAATTATTTAATGAAGTTCAGCTTGATTATGGTTATGATGTTTTTGATTCTAATCAAGAAAGTGATAGTCAATACGTGTGACCACGAGTATCACACTTCTTCCATTCGCCTTATTATGTTTATAAATATGCAATTGATGTAACAGCAAGCTATAAACTTTATACAGATATTAAAAACGGTAATACTGATAGTTTATTAACCTTTTTAAAAGCGGGTGGATCAAAAGATCCTTTGGATGTGTTAAAAGATGCCGGAATTGACTTTAGTCAAGAAACAACTTATGAACCATTAATTCAAGCAATGCAGGAAATGGTTAATGAACTTGACCAATTGCTAAACCAAAAATAGTTACCAATAACCAATCATTTAAAATGATTGGTTATTTATTTTTTAATCGCGCTGATTTTGTTAAGAATAAGTCGGAATGCTGATTTTCTTGGTAAATAACCAGGTACTAAGTAATTTCTAAACATTTCTTTTTTAAAGAAGAATTGTTGTTGAATTTGACTAATTAAAAAGTGAAGCACCATGCCCCAACCAAACATCAGAATGATTAAATCCATTGTCATTTTCAAATGGTTGGTCGTATAACAAAGAAACCAAATACCGTAATATCCTAAATTCACTATTAAAGAATTGATCGTATTATATTTTGTTTTTCCTGTACCGATAAAAAGTGCATCAGGAATAATTGTTAAAGCATAGAAGATATAAAAACCAAACAATTTTAAAACAATTAGAGTAATTTCTTGGTAATTATCAAGTTTTTGAATTACTTGGAAAAAACCACTTCAACCAGGAATTGTACAAATTCAAATTAACACAATGAAAAGCAAAATTAAGTAATAATTAGTTTCCTTAGTTTGAAAATAGTCCTCAGCAGCATCTCGTTTGATCACTTCTGCTAAAGCGGTGATTGGAATTAATAATCAAGTTCAAATGAAATTATTAGCAACCCAATAGTTTCCTTGTTCATTTACCATATTAACCATTTTCACAACCATTAAAGCATAAATGATATTATCAATAAAAACTTGTAAACCAGAAAAGACTCCAATATGGATTCAATTTTTCAAAATTCTTCAATCACCTTTTTTAAACCAGGATATTTTTAGATAACCTTGAATTGTTAATAAAACAATACTTAGAACAGTGATAAAAGCATTAGCAGTAATGTTTGAATAGGCAACGCCATTAACTTGATAACGGGGAATAAAAACAAAATCTCCAATTACCATAAAGACAGTTTGAAAGATTAAGAAAAGGTAGATATTATAACTTTTGTTCACTACGACAAAAATAACATTAATCGTTGCAGGAATGATGCTAATAATAAAGGCGATTGTTTCTAATTGAAGATAATCTTGCACTGCTTTTAAATCGGTTTCTTCAGGATTCATGAATTTTATTAAAGAATGAGCATAAAAATAAACCCCAATGAAGAAAAGAGTATATAGAAGACAAATAATAATCCCAATTTTAAAAGTAATGTAGGCAAAACGTTTTTCTCTAATTAGTTTAGTAAGAATCGCGTATAAAGGAATAATTAAAAAAGCTTTAATTGTTTCATCAATCAAATCAAATCATTCCATTTGACCGATTATATCTACTCCACTAGTGGAAGTTTGTGAAGAGACTAAAAAAGTTCTGATGGTTGTATAAAGTGCTGGTAATAGTGCTAAAGCGCACAGCGCAATAAAGAGTTTTCAATTAAAAGTTTTCAGGTTAATGAAATTCTGTTGAATATAACGTTTAAAGTTCATTAAAATTTATCCTATCTCTTTAGTGATTTTTTCTCGATATAATTCCACTCATTTTTGACTCCACTCCACTCACTGTTTAACGCGATTATAATTAATCGCTTTTAAAGGAGTATTAGCGAGGCGTTTATCCATCAAAACCATCATTTTAGTGGCGAAATTGTTTTTTGTTTCTTCTTCTGGATGATAAGCATCAATTACTGCTAAGAGATCTTTAAAAATTTGTTCATTATCACGGAATGGATATTTTCCGATATTGATTCAAACTCAACATAAAAAAATTAAATCTTCATAGTCATCACCAATTTTTGTGTGATCTCAATCAATGATTCCTACTAATTTTTGATCTTTAAAAATTACATTCATTGGTGATAAATCATCATGAACATAAACTTTACCTTGGAGTTTTGGTTTAGATAATTGGTGCATTTCTTTTAAACATTTAGCTACTTGAATAGTTGAGCTTAAAGGCATTTCTTCAACAAAATAACTCGTTTTCCCTTCAAAATAAGCAAAGATATCATTGTTATTTTCTTGACCATAATAGGTTGGTGCATAAGGAAACTTGTTTTCATTTAAGAAAGTAAGACATTGATATTCAATTTGATTATTACTAATTTCTTTAAAGACTTTTTTATTTTGGTTGTAAACTAGACTTGCAGAAAATCCATCAGTAAAAAAGCGTTTATTAAACTTTAACTCATCAACTAGATGATTGATTTCGCTAATTAATTTAAAAAATTCATCACTAATGTCTGGTAACACATTGAGAGAAATCAAAATAAAATTACCATAAACTTGTTCTTGATTAGAAACAAAACCATTTTCATCCAAATTTAAATCAAGAAGATTTTTCTTAGAGATAATATTTTTTAAATTTTCAACTTGTTTTTGATTAAAATCCCAAGCAAAGTTAAGAATTTTAATGACGAGATTATTTCTTTCTTTGTTACTAGTTTGGTTTGAAAGGAGTGCTTGACAAACCAAACCCAGTACTGGGTTTATGAAAATTGTTTCTAAGTTTTCTTTATTTTCTTGTTGAGTTAGTTGGTACTTGTTATCTTTTAATAATCAAGATTTTCGATAAGAAATAATCTTAAATAACGAATCAAAAATCACTGGAGTTCTGCTAATCGTTTTCAAAAAATCAGGATTAAAAATCGCTTCATTTTTTGAAAAACTTTGATTAATCATTGAGATAATAACTTCTTCACTCCACTCTTGATAGGTAGTTGAATCATCATTTTCTAATAATAATTGGTTAAATTTTTGTTCAAAAGGCTCTCTCATGTTTTAAAACGTCTTTAGACTTCTTCTCCGTTTAAAAGTTGTTCTAAATAATAACCAACTCCACCATCATGATTAGATTTTCAAGTAATTCCATCAGCAACAGTTTTCAAAGTATCAGATCCATTAATCATCGCCACTCCATATCCCACAGCTGTAATCATTCGATAGTCATTCATTTGGTCTCCAAAAGCAATCACATCACGAATATCTTTGTTGTAGTATTGAGCTAGAATACAAGCAGCATTACCTTTATTTGCAATCTTATTAGTAAGAGAAATTACAGGTAATGCTTTAGAATCACGAGTTACTCCATATAGGGTGTCGGTTTGAATTTTAACTGCATCTTTAAAATCTGTTAACATTCGCATGACATCATCTTTATATTTGGCATCTTTTAATTTCAAGACAATGTTGTTTGCTGGTCCTTTTCACTTGTGGGCTGGGTCATTATAAGTAAAAGTTCCTGCTTCCATTTCGTTTAAGTGAAAGAAGTTCTCTAAATCGTCATCCTGGTTTTTCAACATTGCTTTGTCATAATATTCCGTCATGACGTTAAGACAAGCATCGTTAATAATCGGATTATTTAAGATTTCTTTAATGATTGGTTCACTAATTGGAAATAAAATCCGTTTGAATTGACGTGCTTTGGGATCATGAATGTGGGAACCATCAAAATTGGTTAACAAAGTTGTTAAACCCAATTCTTCATATTGACGTGCACTAGCAATATATGGTCGGCCTGTAACAATACATACTTGGTGTCCGTTTTTCATTGCTTCTTTTAAAACTTCCACGGTTTTAGGATGCATTGTTTCGCCATCATTTGTCAAAATTGTTCCGTCCAGATCGACTAAAATTAAGCGTTTCTTATTTAAATTATTTAGTTTCATAAAAGATTCCTTTCCAAGAAAATACCTCTTAATTTTAACTGATAATTCCTTTCATAACATGATCAGAGGTTTTCTATTGTCTCCTTAAAGAGTACGGGCTAAAAATCATTTTTTCTTACTATTAAAAATAAAGTTCAGGTTATAATGATAATTAACATATTTAGAAAGAAGGAATAAATAATGAATGTTTTTGATGCGATTAA
This genomic stretch from Mesoplasma sp. JKS002658 harbors:
- a CDS encoding DsbA family oxidoreductase — encoded protein: MVKKQVISMWIDFTSAYSYLAYTNLKKALNQTKRYDLIIELKSYQMLPDFDSQNSHQVQGFKKLLHDDQKTFENPKLTQMLKSNGLKLEFKNVKPLNTIDAHQLLHLAKTLDPSFDLTNDLARVFFLNYWSKNKNLASESELLKISHGAGIEQKLVKEVFATNDYLKAVFLDEQEGINQDIQGVPFIVFPNQEKLLGTCSVEQLKRIIREIKLIDEN
- the pepF gene encoding oligoendopeptidase F, which produces MKRKDADKKYQWDFSHLYTSVDDWKKDLDQIERLGEEQAKFKGKLNTLENFKLFEGHDQQMALILNKLVVYLHLGDVDQTNTLYQELEGLLTNVWQKVNVQTAWVAPEVKEIGEETILGWIDQESQLAPYRLGYVNFFKEAAHVLSTHDEELLSKVARSRGLIGGMYDSLAFADNQEQKLVYHDQEVVVTGALQLEIMQDSDPVKDQKLRQEVNLLMNKGFIDKKHSFAKVYDGIMQSSSEGIKLRNYPSALAASLQGDNVPVEIYLKLLEVARKNIQVFKDYNLLIKKAFGLEKFYPTDRQLKLVKEYHQTFSVEEAQTIIKEALSVLGEEYLKNLAIAWSPHRIDYYEDTNKTSGAYSTGGNGVEPIILMNWDDKLNSVTTLAHESGHSVHTLFADATQTYPLNEYPIILAEVASTVNEHLVFDYLITHTTDKSEKIYLLQQRIFDLMSTFYRQVQFADFEYRAHSLVEQEVPQTAESLAKLFNEVQLDYGYDVFDSNQESDSQYVWPRVSHFFHSPYYVYKYAIDVTASYKLYTDIKNGNTDSLLTFLKAGGSKDPLDVLKDAGIDFSQETTYEPLIQAMQEMVNELDQLLNQK
- a CDS encoding MATE family Na+-driven efflux transporter; this encodes MNFKRYIQQNFINLKTFNWKLFIALCALALLPALYTTIRTFLVSSQTSTSGVDIIGQMEWFDLIDETIKAFLIIPLYAILTKLIREKRFAYITFKIGIIICLLYTLFFIGVYFYAHSLIKFMNPEETDLKAVQDYLQLETIAFIISIIPATINVIFVVVNKSYNIYLFLIFQTVFMVIGDFVFIPRYQVNGVAYSNITANAFITVLSIVLLTIQGYLKISWFKKGDWRILKNWIHIGVFSGLQVFIDNIIYALMVVKMVNMVNEQGNYWVANNFIWTWLLIPITALAEVIKRDAAEDYFQTKETNYYLILLFIVLIWICTIPGWSGFFQVIQKLDNYQEITLIVLKLFGFYIFYALTIIPDALFIGTGKTKYNTINSLIVNLGYYGIWFLCYTTNHLKMTMDLIILMFGWGMVLHFLISQIQQQFFFKKEMFRNYLVPGYLPRKSAFRLILNKISAIKK
- a CDS encoding phosphotransferase; translated protein: MREPFEQKFNQLLLENDDSTTYQEWSEEVIISMINQSFSKNEAIFNPDFLKTISRTPVIFDSLFKIISYRKSWLLKDNKYQLTQQENKENLETIFINPVLGLVCQALLSNQTSNKERNNLVIKILNFAWDFNQKQVENLKNIISKKNLLDLNLDENGFVSNQEQVYGNFILISLNVLPDISDEFFKLISEINHLVDELKFNKRFFTDGFSASLVYNQNKKVFKEISNNQIEYQCLTFLNENKFPYAPTYYGQENNNDIFAYFEGKTSYFVEEMPLSSTIQVAKCLKEMHQLSKPKLQGKVYVHDDLSPMNVIFKDQKLVGIIDWDHTKIGDDYEDLIFLCWVWINIGKYPFRDNEQIFKDLLAVIDAYHPEEETKNNFATKMMVLMDKRLANTPLKAINYNRVKQWVEWSQKWVELYREKITKEIG
- a CDS encoding HAD-IIB family hydrolase, whose product is MLWKELSVKIKRYFLGKESFMKLNNLNKKRLILVDLDGTILTNDGETMHPKTVEVLKEAMKNGHQVCIVTGRPYIASARQYEELGLTTLLTNFDGSHIHDPKARQFKRILFPISEPIIKEILNNPIINDACLNVMTEYYDKAMLKNQDDDLENFFHLNEMEAGTFTYNDPAHKWKGPANNIVLKLKDAKYKDDVMRMLTDFKDAVKIQTDTLYGVTRDSKALPVISLTNKIANKGNAACILAQYYNKDIRDVIAFGDQMNDYRMITAVGYGVAMINGSDTLKTVADGITWKSNHDGGVGYYLEQLLNGEEV